The following nucleotide sequence is from Mesorhizobium sp. J8.
CGATGGCGAAGATGGCGATGCCGTTGGTGTAGGCGACCAGCGTCTTCACCCGGGCGAAGCCATAGGTGAGGCGGCCGGTGGCCGGACGCCCCGCCAGATGGAAGGCATACCAGGCAAGGCCGAGCGCGATCGAGTCGGCGAGCATATGGCCGGCATCCGCGAGCAGCGCCAGCGATCCGGTGAGCAGACCGCCGAGCGTCTCGGCGACCATGAAACCGCCGGTCAGGCAGGCCGCGATCAGCACCCGCTTCTTGTCGGTCGAGCCATGCACATGGCCGGCGCCATGGCTGTGACCGGCCGGACCATGATCGTGCGAAGCGTGGTCATGCGCCATGGATGAACTCCTGTCTGACCTTGCCGGCAAGCGGTTTCTCGCTTCCGGAGATCGTGGTCTATGCGCCGAAGTCGGCGCGAAAATCCTCAAGCCGCCGCTTCTGGCCGCCTTGGTCATCGAAATTCGCCGGATCGAGCCAGCCTTCATAGGCTTTGCGCAAGGCCGGCCACTCCTTGTCGATGATCGAATACCACGCCGTATCGCGGTTTTCACCCTTGACCACAAGGTGCTGGCGGAAGATGCCTTCGAACTTGAAGCCGAAGCGCTCGGCGGCGCGCTTGGAAGGCTCATTGCGGTTGTTGCATTTCCACTCGTAGCGACGATAGCCGAGATCGTCGAAAAGATATTTCGCGAACAGGAACTGCGCCTCGGTCGCCGCCGGCTTGCGCGAGATCAGCGGCCCCCAATAGATGTTGCCGATTTCGCCGACGCCGTTGGCGGCATCGATGCGCATCAGCGTCTGGCGTCCGGCGATCTTGCCGCTCGCCTTGTCGATGACGGTGAAGAACAGCGGATCCTCGCTGGCTTCGGCCTTGTCGAGCCAGGGCTGGAAGGCGGCGCGACTTTCCGGCGGGTAGTCGGGCAGCCAGGCGAAACGTCCGCCGACATCGGGAACCGAGGAGGCTTCGTAGAGGCCGTCGCCATGCTTTGCCGCGCTCAGCGGCTCGAGCCGGACGGTGCGCCCCTCGATCGCCTTGCGTTCCGGCCGCGGGCGCGGCTGCCAATTCTTCAGATCTTCCGACACCGGCCACTCCAATCCGTTTGACTTTTGCTGCCGGACGGTCACAAAAACGCTCGCTCACAGAAAGAACCACAGGGACGGGAAAAATGCTCCACACGATCGCGGCCTTCGACCGGCTCGGCGAGGAAAACGCCTTCGCGGTGCTGGCAAGGGCCAC
It contains:
- a CDS encoding GNAT family N-acetyltransferase, producing the protein MSEDLKNWQPRPRPERKAIEGRTVRLEPLSAAKHGDGLYEASSVPDVGGRFAWLPDYPPESRAAFQPWLDKAEASEDPLFFTVIDKASGKIAGRQTLMRIDAANGVGEIGNIYWGPLISRKPAATEAQFLFAKYLFDDLGYRRYEWKCNNRNEPSKRAAERFGFKFEGIFRQHLVVKGENRDTAWYSIIDKEWPALRKAYEGWLDPANFDDQGGQKRRLEDFRADFGA